The following coding sequences lie in one Mesorhizobium sp. NZP2298 genomic window:
- the urtA gene encoding urea ABC transporter substrate-binding protein, which translates to MRGNFSTITKMFSASVVAAGLLMSAPAKAADDTIKVGILHSLSGTMAISETTLKDAMLMLIDEQNAKGGLLGKKLEAVVVDPASNWPLFAEKARELISKDKVAAVFGCWTSVSRKSVLPVFSELDNILFYPVQYEGEESERNVFYTGAAPNQQAIPAVDYLMSEDGGSVKRWVLEGTDYVYPRTTNKILEAYLKSKGVAAEDIMVNYTPFGFSDWQTEVSAIKKFGSAGKKTAVVSTVNGDANVPFYKELGNQGIKAEDIPVMAFSVGEEELAGLDTAPLVGHLAAWNYFESVDTPENKKFIADWHKFIKNDKRTTNDPMEAHYIGFNMWVKAVEKAGTTDPDKVIDAMIGVSVPNLTGGYSTMMPNHHITKPVLIGEIQADGQFETVSRTPGLVMGDEWSDYLPDSKNLISDWRAPLSCGNFNVATGKCGGKGTN; encoded by the coding sequence ATGAGGGGTAATTTCTCGACAATAACAAAAATGTTCTCGGCAAGCGTGGTCGCCGCTGGCCTGTTGATGTCGGCTCCCGCCAAGGCGGCGGACGACACGATCAAGGTCGGCATTCTCCATTCGCTGTCGGGGACCATGGCGATTTCGGAGACGACGCTGAAGGATGCCATGCTGATGCTCATCGACGAGCAGAACGCCAAGGGCGGCCTGCTCGGCAAGAAGCTTGAAGCCGTTGTCGTCGATCCGGCGTCCAACTGGCCGCTGTTCGCCGAGAAGGCACGCGAGCTGATTTCGAAGGACAAGGTCGCGGCGGTGTTCGGCTGCTGGACCTCGGTGTCGCGCAAATCGGTGCTGCCGGTGTTCTCCGAACTCGACAACATCCTGTTCTATCCCGTCCAGTATGAGGGCGAGGAGAGCGAGCGTAACGTGTTCTATACCGGTGCCGCGCCGAACCAGCAGGCCATTCCGGCGGTCGACTACCTGATGAGCGAGGATGGCGGCTCAGTGAAGCGCTGGGTGCTGGAAGGCACCGACTACGTCTATCCGCGCACCACCAACAAGATCCTCGAAGCCTACCTGAAGTCGAAGGGCGTCGCGGCCGAAGACATCATGGTCAACTACACGCCATTCGGTTTCTCCGACTGGCAGACCGAAGTCTCGGCGATCAAGAAGTTCGGCTCGGCCGGCAAGAAGACCGCCGTCGTCTCGACCGTCAATGGTGACGCCAACGTGCCGTTCTACAAGGAACTCGGCAACCAGGGCATCAAGGCCGAGGATATCCCGGTCATGGCCTTCTCGGTGGGCGAGGAAGAACTGGCCGGTCTCGACACCGCGCCGCTGGTCGGCCATCTCGCCGCCTGGAACTATTTCGAGAGCGTCGACACGCCCGAAAACAAGAAGTTCATCGCCGACTGGCACAAGTTCATCAAGAACGACAAGCGCACCACCAACGACCCGATGGAGGCCCACTATATCGGCTTCAACATGTGGGTGAAGGCGGTCGAGAAGGCCGGTACCACCGATCCGGACAAGGTCATCGACGCCATGATCGGTGTTTCGGTGCCGAACCTGACCGGCGGCTATTCGACGATGATGCCGAACCACCACATCACCAAGCCGGTGCTGATCGGCGAGATCCAGGCCGACGGCCAGTTCGAGACGGTTTCGCGGACGCCTGGCCTGGTCATGGGTGACGAATGGTCCGATTATCTGCCGGACTCCAAGAACCTGATCTCCGATTGGCGCGCGCCCCTGTCCTGCGGCAACTTCAACGTTGCCACGGGCAAGTGCGGCGGCAAGGGAACGAACTGA
- the urtB gene encoding urea ABC transporter permease subunit UrtB encodes MNLFRMIGLTLLFLLATLSSSGAGEAELRGIIAKFATAKGFSEIGTVVHELAATGDPAVEGTLSALADGNLYIRKADSLVFIGKEAGESVQLSDPLSGEASGEAAKDGITKIKVNNTLRRVIRDALGTLTLGAKDPTVRIAAAATMFKTPDAANIEPLDAAIAKETIVSVKALLEQARAASVLVSDRPDADKLAAIALIGARGDRDAVSLLTSVEANASGAVKEAATAAIADINSTLALWDAGQNIWYGISLGSVLLLAAIGLAITFGVMGVINMAHGEMVMLGAYTTFVVQQVIRTSFPGLFDWSLVIALPLAFLVAALVGLAIERGVIRFLYGRPLETLLATWGVSLILQQAVRSIFGPTNQEVGNPSWMSGSFDVGQLAITWNRLWILVFALTVFGVLLYVMKRTPWGLQMRAVTANRRMAASMGIRTPWVDALTFALGSGIAGIAGVALSQIDNVSPNLGRGYIIDSFMVVVFGGVGNLWGTLVGAFSLGIVNKFLEPYAGAVLGKIVVLVLIILFIQKRPRGLFALKGRAVEA; translated from the coding sequence ATGAACCTGTTCCGCATGATTGGGCTGACGCTGTTGTTCCTGCTGGCGACGCTGTCGTCATCGGGAGCAGGGGAAGCCGAACTGCGTGGCATCATTGCCAAATTCGCGACGGCCAAGGGTTTTTCGGAGATCGGAACTGTCGTTCACGAACTGGCGGCCACCGGTGACCCGGCCGTTGAAGGGACGCTTTCCGCACTCGCCGACGGCAATCTTTATATCCGCAAGGCCGATTCCCTGGTGTTCATAGGCAAGGAAGCCGGCGAAAGCGTCCAGCTTTCCGACCCGCTGAGCGGCGAAGCATCCGGCGAGGCGGCCAAGGACGGCATCACCAAGATCAAGGTCAACAACACGCTGCGCCGCGTCATTCGCGATGCGCTGGGCACGCTGACGCTTGGCGCCAAGGATCCGACCGTCCGCATCGCCGCCGCCGCCACCATGTTCAAGACACCCGACGCCGCCAATATAGAGCCACTCGACGCGGCGATCGCCAAGGAGACGATTGTCAGCGTCAAGGCTCTGCTCGAACAGGCCCGCGCCGCTTCGGTTCTTGTCTCCGACCGTCCGGATGCCGACAAGCTTGCGGCGATCGCACTGATCGGCGCGCGTGGCGACCGCGATGCGGTCTCCTTGCTCACGTCGGTCGAGGCCAACGCCTCGGGCGCCGTGAAGGAAGCCGCGACAGCCGCAATCGCGGACATCAATTCGACATTGGCCCTGTGGGATGCCGGACAGAACATCTGGTACGGTATCTCGCTGGGTTCGGTATTGCTGCTTGCCGCGATCGGGCTCGCCATCACTTTCGGCGTGATGGGCGTCATCAACATGGCGCATGGCGAGATGGTCATGCTGGGTGCCTACACCACCTTCGTCGTCCAGCAGGTGATCCGCACATCCTTTCCCGGCCTGTTCGACTGGTCGCTGGTGATCGCATTGCCGCTTGCCTTTCTGGTCGCCGCACTGGTTGGTCTCGCCATAGAACGCGGCGTCATCCGCTTCCTCTATGGCCGGCCGCTGGAGACGCTGCTGGCGACATGGGGGGTGTCGCTGATCCTGCAGCAGGCGGTGCGCTCGATCTTCGGGCCGACCAACCAGGAGGTCGGCAATCCCTCCTGGATGTCGGGTTCGTTCGATGTCGGCCAGTTGGCCATCACCTGGAACCGTCTGTGGATCCTCGTTTTCGCGCTCACCGTCTTCGGCGTGTTGCTCTACGTGATGAAGCGCACGCCCTGGGGCCTCCAGATGCGGGCCGTCACCGCCAACCGCCGCATGGCCGCCTCGATGGGCATCAGAACGCCATGGGTCGACGCGCTGACCTTCGCGCTGGGGTCCGGCATTGCCGGCATCGCCGGCGTCGCGCTCAGCCAGATCGACAATGTCTCGCCCAATCTCGGCCGCGGCTACATCATCGACAGCTTCATGGTCGTCGTCTTCGGGGGCGTCGGCAATCTATGGGGCACGCTGGTCGGCGCCTTCTCACTCGGCATCGTCAACAAGTTCCTCGAGCCCTATGCCGGCGCGGTGCTCGGCAAGATCGTCGTGCTGGTGCTGATCATCCTGTTCATCCAGAAGCGGCCGCGCGGCCTGTTCGCGCTCAAGGGCAGGGCGGTGGAAGCATGA
- the urtC gene encoding urea ABC transporter permease subunit UrtC, with protein MITGRFFAAGADRRIAITIFVLLAAAIIVPLLNLAVSPASAFYIPSYIVALTGKYLCYALLALSLDLVWGYCGILSLGHGAFFALGGYAMGMYLMRQIGSRGVYGNPILPDFMVFLNYKELPWFWYGFNHFWFAALMVLAVPGLLAFVFGWFAFRSRVTGVYLSIITQAMTYALLLAFFRNDMGFGGNNGLTDFKDILGFNVQADATRSALFAVSAAMLALAVFVTWAIVGSKYGKLLMAVRDAESRTRFLGWRAENVKLFAFTVSAVMAGIAGALYVPQVGIINPGEFEPSNSIEVVIWAAVGGRGTIVGPIIGALLVNAGKSWFTGVLPELWLFALGGLFVAVTLLLPKGIIGMWDSWRGNARALRAASLAEEAGTDGDPAPAKIVRSAATKPGDWSSSSHEPQPAE; from the coding sequence ATGATCACGGGACGCTTCTTCGCCGCCGGCGCGGACCGCCGCATCGCCATCACCATTTTCGTCCTGTTGGCGGCGGCCATCATCGTGCCGCTGCTCAACCTGGCTGTTTCTCCGGCAAGCGCGTTCTACATCCCGTCCTATATCGTGGCGCTGACCGGCAAGTATCTCTGCTATGCGCTGCTGGCGCTCTCGCTGGATCTGGTCTGGGGCTATTGCGGCATCCTCTCGCTTGGCCACGGCGCCTTCTTCGCGCTCGGCGGCTATGCGATGGGCATGTATCTGATGCGCCAGATCGGCTCGCGCGGCGTCTATGGCAACCCGATCCTGCCGGATTTCATGGTGTTCCTGAACTACAAGGAATTGCCCTGGTTCTGGTATGGCTTCAACCATTTCTGGTTCGCCGCGCTCATGGTGCTTGCCGTGCCCGGCCTGCTTGCCTTCGTCTTCGGCTGGTTCGCCTTCCGCAGCCGCGTCACCGGCGTCTATCTCTCGATCATCACCCAGGCGATGACCTATGCCCTGCTGCTGGCCTTCTTCCGCAACGACATGGGTTTCGGCGGCAATAACGGGCTGACCGATTTCAAGGATATTCTGGGCTTCAACGTGCAGGCCGATGCGACCCGTTCGGCTCTTTTCGCCGTCAGCGCGGCGATGCTGGCGCTCGCCGTGTTCGTTACCTGGGCGATCGTCGGTTCCAAATACGGCAAGCTCCTGATGGCGGTGCGCGACGCCGAGAGCCGCACGCGCTTCCTCGGCTGGCGGGCAGAGAACGTGAAACTGTTTGCCTTCACCGTCTCGGCCGTCATGGCCGGCATTGCCGGCGCGCTCTACGTGCCGCAGGTCGGCATCATCAATCCCGGCGAATTCGAGCCGTCCAATTCGATCGAGGTGGTGATCTGGGCGGCCGTCGGCGGGCGTGGCACCATTGTCGGGCCGATCATCGGTGCGCTGCTGGTCAATGCCGGCAAATCCTGGTTCACCGGCGTGCTGCCGGAACTCTGGCTGTTTGCGCTGGGCGGGTTGTTCGTCGCCGTCACGCTGCTCTTGCCGAAGGGTATCATCGGCATGTGGGATTCCTGGCGCGGCAACGCCAGGGCCTTGCGGGCGGCATCGCTGGCCGAAGAGGCCGGCACCGATGGCGACCCGGCGCCGGCGAAGATCGTTCGCAGCGCGGCGACAAAGCCCGGCGACTGGTCGTCGTCCAGCCACGAACCGCAGCCGGCGGAGTAA
- the urtD gene encoding urea ABC transporter ATP-binding protein UrtD, with translation MSKSNTILYLDGVSVSFDGFRAINNLSLVLDKGEMRAIIGPNGAGKTTMMDIVTGKTRPDEGEVFFDGQVDLTRHDEAEIAMMGIGRKFQKPTVFESHTIEENLMLALKGPRSIFPALFHRRSAAEARQIDDILGIIRLGDKRNELAANLSHGQKQWLEIGMLLAQDPKLLLVDEPVAGMTDAETEETARLLKDIARDHSVIVVEHDMHFVRELGVKVTCLHEGSVLSEGTLDFVSADERVVEVYLGR, from the coding sequence ATGTCGAAGTCGAACACCATCCTTTACCTCGACGGCGTCTCGGTCTCCTTCGACGGTTTTCGCGCCATCAACAACCTGTCTCTTGTGCTCGACAAGGGCGAGATGCGCGCCATTATCGGCCCCAACGGCGCCGGCAAGACGACGATGATGGACATCGTGACAGGCAAGACGCGGCCCGACGAAGGCGAAGTGTTCTTCGACGGCCAGGTGGATCTCACAAGGCATGACGAGGCCGAGATCGCCATGATGGGCATCGGCCGCAAATTCCAGAAGCCGACGGTCTTCGAGAGCCACACGATCGAGGAAAATCTGATGCTGGCGCTGAAGGGGCCGCGCTCGATCTTCCCGGCGCTGTTCCACCGCCGCTCCGCCGCCGAGGCACGCCAGATCGATGATATTCTTGGCATCATACGGCTGGGCGACAAACGTAACGAACTGGCGGCCAACCTCAGTCACGGCCAGAAGCAGTGGCTGGAGATCGGCATGCTGCTTGCACAGGATCCGAAGCTGCTTCTGGTCGACGAACCGGTGGCCGGGATGACCGATGCCGAGACCGAGGAGACCGCGCGGCTGCTCAAGGACATTGCGCGCGACCATTCGGTCATTGTCGTCGAGCACGACATGCATTTCGTGCGCGAACTCGGCGTCAAGGTGACCTGCCTGCATGAGGGCTCCGTGCTCTCGGAAGGCACACTCGATTTTGTCTCGGCCGACGAGCGTGTCGTCGAAGTCTATCTGGGGAGGTGA
- the urtE gene encoding urea ABC transporter ATP-binding subunit UrtE, which yields MLEVSNATLHYGAAQALRGVSLKAGAGKITCVLGRNGVGKTSLMRSIVGHHRLTSGSVAFEGKALDRSAAYDRARSGIAFVPQGREIFPLLTVRENLESGFAPLKRADRNVPAHVFELFPVLKQMLGRRGGDLSGGQQQQLAIGRALVMRPKLLVLDEPTEGIQPSIIKDIGRAIHYLRDQAGIAVLLVEQYLDFCRELADEVNIMDRGQIVHTGPAEDLDRADVRKFLTV from the coding sequence ATGCTCGAGGTTTCAAACGCCACGCTCCACTACGGTGCCGCCCAGGCGTTGCGTGGTGTTTCGCTGAAGGCGGGCGCCGGCAAGATCACCTGCGTGCTCGGCCGCAATGGCGTCGGCAAGACCAGTTTGATGAGATCGATCGTTGGCCATCACAGGCTGACGAGCGGAAGCGTTGCCTTCGAGGGGAAGGCGCTCGACCGGAGCGCGGCGTATGACCGCGCCCGGTCGGGCATCGCATTCGTACCGCAGGGCAGGGAGATCTTTCCCCTGCTCACGGTGCGCGAAAACCTGGAATCCGGCTTTGCGCCATTGAAGCGTGCCGACCGCAACGTGCCGGCGCATGTCTTCGAGCTGTTTCCGGTGCTGAAGCAGATGCTTGGCCGCCGTGGCGGCGATCTTTCCGGCGGCCAGCAGCAGCAACTCGCCATCGGCAGGGCGCTGGTAATGCGGCCGAAGCTTCTGGTGCTGGATGAGCCGACGGAAGGGATCCAGCCGTCGATCATCAAGGATATCGGCCGCGCCATACACTATCTGCGCGACCAGGCCGGCATCGCGGTGCTGCTGGTCGAACAGTATCTCGACTTCTGTCGCGAACTCGCTGACGAGGTCAACATCATGGATCGTGGCCAGATCGTCCACACCGGCCCGGCAGAAGATTTGGACCGGGCTGATGTCCGCAAATTTCTCACGGTCTAG